A region of Candidatus Schekmanbacteria bacterium DNA encodes the following proteins:
- a CDS encoding elongation factor 4, protein MTELKNIRNFSIIAHIDHGKSTLADRFLEITGALSEREMAEQVLDGMDLEREKGITIKSHAVRIKYSAKDGNQYILNLLDTPGHVDFNYEVSRSLASCEGALVLVDASQGVQAQTLANVYLAMENDLYMIPILNKIDLPQVDIEKSKREMEEILGFDKEEILCVSAKKGIGISDVLEAIVKKIPPPSGDLNGPLRALIFDSWFDSYQGAIILVRVLDGVLKKGDRIMFMSNGKEFDVSNVGVLTPKPLYVDRLSAGEVGFVIAGIRNVKDTNIGDTVTHSNKPAKKAFPGFKEVKPMVFAGLYPGDSENYDILRDSVEKLSLNDSAFTYEPESSAALGFGFRCGFLGLLHMEIIQERLEREFGISLITTAPTVKYRVIKKSGEVTEVDNPQKMPSPSEIEKIEEPYILASIFTPPQYIGGIVTLAQEKRGIQKEIEYPDVNRAIIHYEIPFNEMVLDFYDRLKSVSKGYASLDYDFIGFRESDLVKLDILINGQEVDALSIIVHRSKAYTRGRELVEKMKSVIPRQMFEVAIQAAIGTRVISRETVKALRKNVTAKCYGGDITRKRKLIEKQKEGKKRMKHVGNVEIPQEAFMAILKI, encoded by the coding sequence ATGACAGAGCTTAAGAATATAAGAAATTTTTCAATAATAGCGCATATTGACCACGGCAAGTCGACTCTTGCTGACCGTTTCCTTGAAATTACTGGTGCTCTTAGTGAAAGAGAAATGGCTGAGCAAGTACTTGACGGTATGGACCTTGAAAGAGAAAAAGGGATAACGATAAAATCTCATGCAGTGCGAATTAAATATTCTGCAAAGGATGGTAATCAATATATCTTGAATCTTCTTGATACACCGGGACATGTAGACTTCAATTATGAAGTTTCAAGAAGTCTTGCTTCCTGCGAAGGCGCTTTAGTCCTTGTCGATGCTTCACAGGGAGTCCAAGCTCAGACATTAGCAAATGTATATCTTGCAATGGAAAATGACCTTTATATGATTCCCATACTTAATAAAATCGACCTTCCACAGGTTGATATAGAAAAATCTAAAAGGGAAATGGAAGAAATTTTAGGATTTGATAAGGAAGAGATCCTTTGCGTAAGCGCAAAAAAAGGAATTGGAATTTCAGATGTTTTGGAAGCAATAGTTAAGAAAATTCCTCCTCCTTCAGGTGATCTGAATGGCCCCCTTAGAGCCTTAATTTTTGATTCTTGGTTTGATTCATATCAGGGGGCAATTATTCTTGTTAGGGTCTTGGACGGTGTGTTGAAAAAAGGCGATAGGATAATGTTTATGTCAAATGGCAAAGAGTTTGATGTTTCAAATGTTGGAGTATTGACTCCAAAACCTCTTTATGTGGATAGGTTGTCAGCAGGTGAAGTAGGGTTTGTCATAGCAGGCATTAGAAATGTCAAGGATACGAATATAGGTGATACAGTTACTCATTCCAATAAGCCTGCAAAAAAGGCTTTTCCGGGATTTAAAGAAGTAAAACCGATGGTCTTTGCAGGATTATATCCGGGTGACAGTGAGAATTATGATATTTTGCGCGATTCAGTTGAAAAGCTTAGTCTTAACGATTCGGCATTTACTTATGAGCCTGAAAGCAGTGCCGCCTTAGGATTTGGCTTCAGATGCGGTTTTCTTGGGCTTTTGCATATGGAAATAATTCAGGAGCGTCTTGAAAGGGAGTTTGGTATATCTTTGATAACAACTGCTCCTACAGTTAAATATAGAGTAATTAAGAAAAGTGGAGAAGTAACCGAAGTGGATAATCCCCAAAAGATGCCCTCTCCTTCAGAGATTGAGAAAATAGAAGAACCCTATATTCTTGCAAGTATTTTTACGCCTCCTCAATATATTGGAGGTATCGTTACATTGGCGCAGGAAAAAAGAGGAATACAAAAAGAGATAGAATATCCGGATGTTAATCGTGCAATAATACATTATGAGATACCTTTCAATGAAATGGTCCTTGATTTTTACGACCGTCTGAAATCTGTCAGCAAAGGATATGCATCTTTGGATTATGATTTCATAGGGTTTAGAGAATCAGACCTTGTAAAACTTGATATATTGATAAATGGGCAAGAAGTGGATGCACTGTCTATAATTGTCCACAGAAGTAAAGCATATACAAGAGGCAGAGAGTTGGTCGAGAAGATGAAGAGTGTAATTCCAAGACAGATGTTTGAAGTGGCGATACAAGCGGCTATAGGAACAAGAGTAATTTCAAGGGAAACAGTAAAAGCATTAAGAAAAAATGTTACGGCAAAATGTTATGGAGGAGATATTACAAGGAAGAGGAAACTTATTGAAAAACAAAAGGAAGGAAAGAAGAGAATGAAGCATGTGGGGAATGTAGAAATTCCACAGGAAGCATTTATGGCAATTCTCAAGATTTAA
- the cofH gene encoding 7,8-didemethyl-8-hydroxy-5-deazariboflavin synthase subunit CofH yields the protein MPTEKIIEKALSRKDLSLEETKALLEIESAKELEFLYQSADSLRASLCGNIVTYVKNRNINFTNICRNKCKFCAFRKDSSDEKSYCMSIDEILEKINPNEITEVCIQGGLNEDLNLDYYIEILNSVKKKYPFIHIHAFSPMEIFFLAEKSGKTVAEILRILKENGLDSMPGTAAEILSDDVRMEICPEKLSVNQWIDVIKCAHKTGIPTTSTIMFGHIESTLHIAKHLHIVKSIQKETMGFTEFVPLPFVSKNTRLAKERQIRKEENNNLIYKVYAVSRLLFGNLIRNIQASWVKIGVEGVKKALSLGVNDIGGTLGEEKISKAAGAIFGESLSENELKDIILSAGKTPLQRDTLYRPVERQKYIHQRV from the coding sequence ATGCCAACTGAAAAGATAATAGAAAAAGCGCTTTCAAGAAAAGATCTGAGCTTGGAAGAAACTAAAGCACTCTTGGAAATTGAATCAGCAAAGGAATTAGAATTTCTTTATCAATCAGCTGATTCTTTAAGGGCATCTCTTTGCGGAAATATCGTTACATATGTAAAAAATAGAAATATAAATTTCACAAATATATGCCGCAATAAGTGTAAATTCTGCGCCTTTAGAAAAGACAGCTCTGATGAAAAGAGCTACTGTATGAGTATAGATGAAATCCTTGAAAAAATTAATCCCAATGAAATAACAGAAGTTTGTATTCAAGGCGGTCTGAATGAAGATTTAAATCTTGACTATTATATTGAGATTCTAAATTCAGTCAAAAAAAAATATCCCTTTATTCACATCCATGCTTTCTCTCCAATGGAGATATTTTTTTTGGCTGAAAAATCCGGCAAAACTGTTGCCGAAATTTTGCGCATTTTAAAAGAGAATGGTTTAGATTCAATGCCCGGCACAGCCGCTGAAATTCTATCAGATGATGTAAGAATGGAAATATGCCCTGAAAAGTTATCGGTCAACCAATGGATAGATGTAATAAAATGCGCACATAAAACAGGCATTCCGACTACATCAACAATTATGTTTGGCCATATTGAATCAACATTGCATATTGCCAAACACCTTCATATAGTCAAATCCATTCAGAAGGAGACAATGGGATTTACAGAATTTGTCCCATTGCCTTTTGTTTCTAAAAATACAAGATTGGCTAAAGAGAGACAAATCAGAAAAGAAGAGAACAATAATCTTATCTATAAGGTATATGCAGTAAGCCGACTTCTTTTCGGAAATCTGATAAGAAATATTCAGGCAAGCTGGGTAAAAATTGGAGTAGAAGGAGTAAAAAAAGCTCTTTCTTTGGGAGTTAACGATATAGGAGGCACACTTGGAGAAGAAAAGATATCGAAAGCGGCAGGTGCGATTTTTGGAGAATCTCTTTCTGAAAATGAATTAAAAGATATAATCCTATCTGCAGGCAAAACTCCCTTACAGCGCGACACTCTTTACAGGCCTGTTGAAAGGCAAAAATATATCCATCAAAGAGTTTAA
- a CDS encoding YtxH domain-containing protein: MENKGGGFFSFIAGLLTGAFLASVIISQEEKDAMKEKITDSTEAMAKKVKEASDTVKQKVDEVVEFSKQKLEEQKSIWAEAIEAGKEAIRKEKEILSKKEEEEKEEREETEIN; the protein is encoded by the coding sequence ATGGAAAATAAGGGAGGAGGATTTTTTTCTTTTATTGCAGGGCTTTTAACAGGAGCTTTTTTAGCTTCAGTAATTATTTCTCAGGAAGAGAAAGATGCAATGAAGGAAAAGATAACTGATAGTACGGAAGCAATGGCAAAAAAAGTAAAGGAAGCATCCGATACCGTTAAGCAAAAAGTTGATGAAGTAGTTGAATTCAGCAAACAAAAACTGGAAGAACAAAAATCAATTTGGGCTGAAGCAATTGAAGCGGGCAAAGAAGCTATAAGAAAGGAAAAAGAAATTTTATCCAAAAAAGAGGAAGAAGAAAAAGAAGAGAGAGAAGAAACTGAAATCAATTAG
- a CDS encoding bifunctional oligoribonuclease/PAP phosphatase NrnA, with translation MSSLLLIGTSNFLVSLVNGLKSERRKVVVFCPSKKIKKKIIQKGYDVIEGDPFVQANYSKIDLNDATEIIVTGKNIKKLKPLLSYLNEKKKQSAQLILALEESDISEEEKREIKANKIISLSDLISKDFYIELGKYNKRRNIERLLSTINEGDNVLILTHDNPDPDSIASAHALEYFLKKARKVKTTIAYGGEVGRAENLNMIDILNIKMKPLRDVKVEKFNKIAMVETYPGGNNSFDENITPSIVIDHHPQKKKYSAAFIDLRTDIGANSSILAEYFIHSRYKMNKRVATALLYAIKTDTMSLNRGSTPSDIEAFSYLYTQADINLLKKIEQPSLTIEEFDAFGRAIQNKKIVKNVFFSTIGKVKDREIVPQIADFCLLRQGIKLSVILGFLNGELIISMRNKDNRKDAGKILSKAFEDIGSAGGHKTMAAGVIKIEDLNKEDEEEIFTMIVDKISKKM, from the coding sequence ATGAGTTCGCTTCTTTTAATTGGAACAAGCAATTTCCTCGTTTCCCTTGTAAATGGGTTAAAATCAGAGCGGAGAAAGGTTGTTGTCTTCTGCCCAAGCAAAAAAATAAAGAAGAAAATAATTCAAAAGGGCTATGATGTCATAGAAGGAGACCCTTTTGTTCAAGCGAATTATTCAAAGATTGATTTAAATGATGCAACGGAAATAATAGTTACAGGAAAGAATATTAAAAAGTTAAAGCCTCTTTTGAGTTATCTCAATGAAAAGAAAAAGCAGTCAGCACAGCTGATACTTGCATTGGAAGAAAGTGATATTTCAGAAGAGGAAAAAAGGGAAATAAAGGCAAATAAGATAATTTCACTCTCAGATTTAATTTCGAAGGATTTTTATATTGAACTAGGGAAATACAATAAAAGAAGAAATATAGAGAGACTCCTTTCAACGATAAATGAAGGCGACAATGTACTAATTTTGACACATGACAATCCTGACCCAGATTCGATAGCATCTGCTCATGCTCTTGAATATTTTCTTAAAAAGGCAAGGAAGGTAAAAACTACAATTGCTTATGGAGGAGAAGTTGGAAGGGCTGAAAATTTGAATATGATAGATATCTTGAATATCAAGATGAAACCCCTTAGAGATGTAAAGGTGGAAAAATTCAACAAAATTGCTATGGTTGAAACATATCCCGGCGGAAATAATTCTTTTGATGAAAATATCACTCCCTCTATAGTAATCGACCATCACCCGCAAAAGAAAAAATATAGTGCGGCTTTTATAGATTTAAGAACAGATATAGGCGCAAATTCTTCCATACTTGCTGAATATTTTATTCATTCCCGTTATAAAATGAATAAAAGAGTGGCAACGGCTCTCTTGTATGCCATCAAGACAGATACAATGTCGTTGAATAGAGGGAGTACACCTTCTGATATTGAAGCATTTTCTTATCTCTATACACAGGCGGATATAAATCTTTTAAAGAAAATCGAACAGCCATCTTTGACAATAGAAGAATTTGATGCCTTTGGAAGGGCAATCCAGAATAAAAAAATAGTCAAAAATGTTTTTTTCTCTACTATAGGCAAAGTAAAGGACAGAGAAATTGTGCCGCAAATTGCTGATTTTTGTCTTTTAAGACAGGGGATTAAACTTTCGGTAATATTGGGGTTTCTAAATGGTGAGCTTATAATTTCTATGAGAAACAAGGATAACAGGAAGGATGCCGGAAAAATTCTCAGTAAAGCATTTGAAGACATAGGAAGCGCAGGAGGACATAAAACGATGGCGGCAGGAGTCATAAAGATTGAGGATTTGAATAAAGAGGATGAAGAGGAAATCTTTACAATGATTGTTGACAAAATTTCAAAAAAAATGTGA
- a CDS encoding MgtC/SapB family protein: MFANGYQTALLRIVITAILSGIIGLERERRNQPAGFRTHIILGIGSVLTMLVSTYMADIYPQHTNDPARIAAQVVTGVGFLGAGAILRFGANVKGLTTAASLWTTAVIGLAIGCGFYFGGIVATFIIVVALTLLNKVEKYLLGSKGDKSLILSAIESSNLLGEIEEALASEGISILNIKLSKNIISKEVDINAVIRISPDIDPMSIQKRLYDIEGITEVEIR; the protein is encoded by the coding sequence ATGTTTGCAAATGGATATCAGACAGCTTTATTGCGGATTGTAATTACTGCAATTTTATCAGGAATAATCGGGCTTGAAAGAGAAAGAAGAAACCAGCCAGCAGGATTCAGGACACATATTATTCTGGGAATTGGTTCAGTTCTGACAATGCTTGTATCCACTTATATGGCTGACATATATCCTCAACATACAAATGACCCGGCAAGAATTGCGGCACAAGTTGTTACAGGTGTTGGTTTTTTAGGTGCAGGTGCAATCTTAAGGTTTGGTGCAAATGTAAAGGGATTGACAACTGCGGCTAGCCTGTGGACTACAGCAGTCATAGGGTTGGCAATTGGCTGTGGATTTTATTTTGGTGGAATTGTAGCAACATTTATCATAGTTGTTGCGCTTACACTTTTAAACAAGGTTGAAAAATATTTATTGGGAAGCAAAGGGGATAAGAGTCTGATTTTGTCTGCTATAGAGTCATCCAATCTGCTTGGAGAAATAGAAGAGGCACTTGCAAGCGAAGGAATATCAATCTTAAATATAAAATTGTCTAAAAATATAATAAGCAAAGAAGTTGATATCAATGCAGTAATAAGAATTTCTCCTGATATTGACCCAATGAGTATTCAAAAGCGATTGTATGATATTGAAGGAATAACAGAGGTTGAGATAAGATGA
- a CDS encoding GAF domain-containing protein, with protein MERLIHCRKCGKLMKRELVDGWKAKIVCSCGFSEFQVLYGSTRSLAPVLGKTKVSRVKDSKNDLKLQYEQSLSEREKEELNIIREVLSLLTSGEKGAYFINLLLDRIYERMNAKTTSFYLLESGNLILKYGRGIKEEFINKLSLKIGEGITGIAAEEKEIVIIEDISVDKRSKKIEGMDEETLKAMVAIPLLYESHLLGVLNLKVSNRQSFHNDEIVFLTIMANLLTLAIHLQEKIN; from the coding sequence ATGGAAAGATTAATTCACTGCAGAAAGTGCGGCAAGTTGATGAAAAGAGAACTTGTTGATGGATGGAAAGCGAAAATTGTTTGTAGTTGTGGATTTTCTGAATTTCAAGTGCTGTATGGTTCAACACGTTCTCTTGCTCCTGTACTTGGTAAAACTAAAGTAAGCAGGGTTAAGGATTCTAAAAATGACCTCAAATTGCAGTACGAACAGAGTCTATCAGAAAGAGAGAAAGAAGAACTGAATATTATTAGAGAGGTTTTATCTCTATTAACTTCAGGAGAAAAAGGCGCATATTTTATAAATTTGCTTCTTGATAGAATTTATGAAAGGATGAATGCAAAGACTACATCTTTCTATCTGTTAGAGTCCGGAAACTTGATTCTTAAATATGGAAGAGGGATAAAAGAAGAATTTATCAATAAACTGAGTCTTAAAATAGGGGAAGGTATTACAGGTATAGCCGCAGAGGAAAAAGAAATAGTTATCATTGAGGATATATCGGTGGATAAAAGATCAAAGAAGATTGAAGGTATGGACGAAGAAACATTAAAGGCAATGGTCGCAATTCCTTTATTGTATGAAAGCCATCTTCTTGGAGTCCTGAATCTTAAAGTATCCAATAGACAGTCATTTCATAATGATGAAATAGTCTTTTTAACGATAATGGCAAATTTGCTTACTCTGGCAATTCATCTTCAGGAGAAAATAAACTAA
- a CDS encoding rod shape-determining protein, with product MSLFPFFSKDIAIDLGTANTLIFLKSKGIIIDEPSVIALDKKTMKPVAYGKEAKKMLGKSPSSIEVIRPIRDGVISNLEATLLLLEYFIQKVYNRKFFINPRVVISIPLGITSVERRALKESVEEAGASEVYIIEQPMAAAIGAGLAVQEPAGNMIVDIGGGTTEVAVIALAGIVSGDSLRIAGDEIDTAIINFVKNKYNILIGEQMAERAKIKICSAVNRENNNEMEIKGRDLTEGLPATVLVKREEIKEAIRETLSIIVNSVLQTLENTPPELAADIVDKGIYLAGGGALLDGIHELMNEETGLPVYTAENPLSAVALGAGKVLDEIDLLKEISL from the coding sequence ATGTCTCTTTTCCCTTTTTTTTCTAAAGACATAGCTATAGACCTTGGGACTGCAAATACACTTATTTTTTTAAAGAGCAAGGGCATAATAATAGACGAACCTTCTGTTATTGCTCTTGACAAAAAAACGATGAAGCCCGTGGCTTATGGTAAAGAGGCAAAGAAAATGTTGGGAAAATCTCCATCTTCAATTGAAGTGATAAGACCTATCCGTGATGGAGTTATTTCAAACTTGGAAGCAACTTTACTGCTTTTAGAATATTTTATTCAAAAAGTTTATAATAGAAAATTTTTTATTAATCCAAGAGTTGTTATATCAATACCTCTCGGTATAACATCAGTCGAAAGGCGAGCTCTTAAAGAATCGGTAGAGGAAGCAGGAGCAAGCGAAGTTTATATCATTGAACAACCAATGGCGGCAGCAATTGGCGCTGGATTAGCCGTGCAAGAACCGGCGGGTAATATGATAGTTGATATAGGAGGAGGTACAACTGAAGTGGCTGTTATAGCTCTTGCAGGAATAGTAAGTGGAGATTCATTAAGAATTGCAGGCGATGAAATCGATACTGCTATTATAAATTTTGTAAAAAATAAGTATAATATTCTTATTGGGGAGCAAATGGCAGAAAGAGCAAAAATAAAAATCTGTTCAGCAGTTAACAGAGAAAATAACAATGAAATGGAAATAAAAGGCAGAGATTTGACAGAAGGGCTTCCGGCAACAGTATTGGTAAAACGAGAAGAGATAAAGGAAGCAATAAGAGAGACGCTATCAATTATTGTAAATTCTGTACTGCAAACATTGGAGAATACACCTCCTGAATTGGCGGCTGATATAGTCGATAAGGGAATTTATCTCGCAGGAGGAGGAGCTCTGTTAGATGGTATTCATGAACTTATGAATGAGGAAACAGGATTACCTGTTTATACTGCAGAAAATCCTTTGTCTGCTGTTGCCCTTGGAGCGGGAAAGGTTCTTGATGAAATAGATTTGCTAAAGGAGATCTCTTTATAA